A part of Sulfurifustis variabilis genomic DNA contains:
- a CDS encoding rhomboid family intramembrane serine protease gives MANDTARLGSLPPLTVALIVVSGLLALHSNLGASRAALAPFLFTPPGGDLLAGLRAGEYWRLLTPIFIHFGPLHLLFNMMWLWDLGGLLERRRGVVFLAGFVAAVGIAANLAEYLVSGARIFGGMSGVVYGLLGYFWMQGKYNPRFGYVLHKQVVVTMLAWYVLCWTGLLGPIANWAHTAGLVIGVVWGYLERGGREPAPDAGT, from the coding sequence ATGGCTAACGACACGGCACGGCTCGGATCGCTCCCGCCCCTGACGGTCGCGCTGATCGTCGTCAGCGGCCTGTTGGCGCTCCACTCCAATCTGGGCGCGTCGCGCGCCGCGCTCGCCCCGTTCCTTTTCACGCCGCCGGGAGGCGACCTCCTGGCCGGTCTGCGGGCGGGCGAGTACTGGCGACTGCTGACGCCGATCTTCATCCACTTCGGTCCGTTGCATCTGCTCTTCAACATGATGTGGCTGTGGGACCTCGGCGGGCTGCTCGAGCGCCGGCGCGGGGTCGTGTTCCTGGCCGGCTTCGTGGCGGCCGTCGGCATCGCCGCGAACCTCGCCGAGTACCTCGTGAGCGGCGCGCGCATCTTCGGCGGCATGTCCGGCGTGGTGTACGGCCTGCTCGGCTACTTCTGGATGCAGGGCAAGTACAACCCGCGGTTCGGGTACGTGCTGCACAAGCAGGTCGTGGTCACGATGCTCGCCTGGTACGTGCTGTGCTGGACCGGCCTGCTCGGCCCGATCGCGAACTGGGCACACACGGCGGGCCTCGTGATCGGCGTGGTCTGGGGTTACCTCGAAAGGGGCGGGCGCGAGCCGGCGCCGGACGCCGGGACGTGA
- a CDS encoding AEC family transporter, protein MQGSVLTILFFLALGIGWRFVSPQGIAAASLQRHLQVLAHYVILPVAVFFILAKLPMNAAAMKILWYVLGTSAITLAVAWVWLHYSKMAPKTKGALLIAAGFGNVLFLGVPLNKALVGDWSMRIAVEYGLLANVLLLYTAGAILSRSFTEAGAPRFKGLASEVLAQRFWLREPLLWAALAGLFANFTSMEFPWFASTQAAIYELLLPLLLLSTALAVSWSDAWKTQFVTVLPAAAIQLILAPLAMWAMVSLFGSVGAKGTQALMLNSMLPTALLGFAACERHKLDTGTYALAFSLTSALALVTVPLWFALLF, encoded by the coding sequence ATGCAAGGCAGTGTGCTGACGATTCTGTTCTTTCTGGCGCTGGGCATCGGATGGCGCTTTGTCTCGCCGCAAGGCATCGCGGCCGCCTCGCTGCAGCGCCACCTTCAGGTACTGGCCCACTACGTGATACTGCCGGTCGCGGTATTTTTTATCCTCGCCAAGCTGCCGATGAATGCGGCGGCGATGAAGATACTGTGGTATGTCCTCGGCACCTCGGCCATCACGCTGGCGGTCGCCTGGGTCTGGCTCCACTACAGCAAGATGGCGCCGAAGACCAAGGGCGCGCTGCTCATCGCCGCCGGGTTCGGCAACGTGCTGTTCCTCGGCGTGCCGCTGAACAAGGCGCTTGTCGGCGACTGGTCGATGCGCATCGCGGTGGAATACGGTCTCCTCGCCAATGTGCTCCTGCTGTACACCGCCGGCGCGATCCTGAGCCGGAGCTTCACGGAAGCGGGTGCGCCGCGGTTCAAAGGCCTCGCGAGCGAAGTCCTCGCTCAGCGCTTCTGGCTGAGGGAGCCGCTGCTGTGGGCGGCGCTGGCCGGGCTGTTCGCCAACTTCACCAGCATGGAGTTCCCGTGGTTCGCTTCGACGCAGGCCGCGATCTACGAGCTCCTGCTGCCGTTGCTGCTCCTGTCCACGGCGCTGGCCGTGAGCTGGAGCGATGCGTGGAAGACGCAGTTCGTGACCGTTCTTCCGGCGGCGGCGATACAGCTCATCCTCGCGCCCTTGGCGATGTGGGCCATGGTCTCCCTGTTCGGCTCCGTGGGCGCGAAGGGCACGCAGGCGCTCATGCTGAACAGCATGCTGCCCACCGCGCTGCTCGGCTTCGCCGCCTGCGAGCGCCACAAGCTGGATACCGGGACCTATGCCCTGGCCTTCTCGCTGACCAGCGCGCTGGCGCTCGTTACCGTTCCCCTCTGGTTCGCTCTGCTCTTCTAG
- a CDS encoding DUF3192 domain-containing protein, with amino-acid sequence MAITAALAACGTFYIDPAEPFREANKQNLAKLSVGMAKTTAMELMGTEPSRGVFMWIDNPHRSEWITGNDGKPYEVLYYYTDMKQRDDKITDDELTPLIFQDGRLVGWGKDALQRLGS; translated from the coding sequence GTGGCGATCACGGCCGCCCTGGCGGCCTGCGGTACCTTCTATATCGACCCGGCGGAGCCGTTTCGCGAGGCGAACAAACAGAATCTCGCCAAACTCTCAGTCGGAATGGCGAAGACGACCGCCATGGAATTGATGGGTACCGAACCATCGCGCGGCGTGTTCATGTGGATTGACAACCCGCATCGCAGCGAATGGATCACGGGAAACGACGGCAAACCCTACGAAGTGCTTTATTACTACACGGATATGAAACAGCGCGACGACAAGATCACGGACGACGAGCTGACGCCGCTGATATTTCAGGACGGCAGGCTGGTCGGGTGGGGCAAGGACGCGCTCCAGCGGCTCGGCAGCTAG
- a CDS encoding YebC/PmpR family DNA-binding transcriptional regulator — MGAQWKTKIKETTAAAKGRIFTKLAKEIMVAARGGPDPNQNSKLRMAVEQAKKASMPKDNIERAIKKGAGLLDEQVSYEKLTYEGFAPHRVPVIVECLTDNANRTASNIRMLFRKGQLGASGSVSWDFDYVGMIEATPESPGADPEVAAIEAGARDLEPAENGATLFLTEPSDLDAVARALPAHGFVVQSAQLGYRPKNPVTLGAAERAEVEAFLEAIDADDDVQNVYPGLAD, encoded by the coding sequence ATGGGCGCGCAGTGGAAGACCAAGATCAAAGAGACGACGGCGGCCGCGAAGGGCCGGATCTTCACGAAGCTCGCCAAGGAGATCATGGTGGCCGCGCGCGGCGGCCCGGATCCCAACCAGAATTCGAAGCTGCGGATGGCGGTGGAGCAGGCCAAGAAGGCCTCGATGCCCAAGGACAACATCGAGCGGGCGATCAAGAAGGGCGCCGGGCTGCTCGACGAACAGGTGAGCTACGAGAAGCTCACTTATGAAGGGTTCGCGCCGCACCGCGTGCCGGTCATCGTCGAATGCCTGACGGACAACGCGAACCGCACCGCGTCGAACATCCGGATGCTGTTCCGCAAGGGGCAGTTGGGCGCCTCCGGCTCGGTCTCGTGGGACTTCGACTACGTCGGCATGATCGAGGCGACCCCGGAATCGCCCGGAGCGGATCCGGAGGTCGCCGCCATCGAGGCCGGCGCCCGGGACCTGGAGCCGGCGGAGAACGGCGCGACGCTGTTCCTCACCGAGCCGTCCGATCTCGACGCCGTCGCCCGGGCCCTGCCCGCGCACGGCTTCGTCGTGCAGTCGGCGCAGCTCGGCTACCGGCCGAAGAACCCGGTCACCCTCGGCGCCGCCGAGCGCGCGGAGGTCGAGGCGTTTTTAGAAGCGATCGACGCCGACGACGACGTGCAGAACGTCTATCCGGGACTGGCGGACTGA
- a CDS encoding RNA-binding S4 domain-containing protein, translated as MTTDANRAEARVDKWLWTARFFKTRSLAAEAVAGGKVRVNGERAKPARTVRPGDELRIHFGPYEHVIRVRGVAARRGPATEAALLYEESDESRAARKELAARLAAERVYSRAAKGRPSKKERRELIRLKQGDS; from the coding sequence ATGACGACCGACGCGAACCGCGCCGAGGCGCGCGTCGACAAGTGGCTCTGGACGGCGCGGTTCTTCAAGACGCGCTCGCTCGCGGCCGAGGCGGTGGCGGGCGGCAAAGTCAGGGTGAACGGCGAGCGGGCGAAGCCGGCCAGGACCGTGCGGCCCGGGGACGAGCTGCGGATCCACTTCGGTCCTTACGAGCACGTCATCCGGGTGCGGGGCGTCGCCGCCCGGCGCGGGCCCGCGACGGAAGCGGCGCTGCTCTACGAGGAGAGCGACGAGAGCAGGGCGGCGCGCAAGGAGCTGGCCGCCCGGCTCGCCGCGGAGCGCGTCTACTCGCGCGCCGCGAAAGGCCGCCCGAGCAAGAAGGAACGCCGCGAGCTCATCCGGCTGAAGCAGGGGGACTCGTAA
- a CDS encoding ATP-binding cassette domain-containing protein, with amino-acid sequence MFELQSVTKRYREAPALQDVTLVLPAAQTTVLVGPSGCGKTTLLKLLVGLLAPDTGNVKFDGEAVTRANVLLLRRRMGYVIQEGGLFPHLSARRNVTLMAEYLGWDAARTAARVDELAGLVRLPADLLARYPAQLSGGQRQRVALMRALMLDPEALLLDEPLGALDPLIRYDLQEELREIFRRLRKTVVMVTHDMAEAAFFGDRIALLRDGRIVQLGAADEFVRRPADPFVTRFLRAQRVAFDPSPSSES; translated from the coding sequence GTGTTCGAGCTGCAATCGGTGACCAAGCGCTACCGCGAGGCGCCCGCGCTTCAGGACGTGACACTCGTCCTGCCGGCGGCGCAGACGACCGTGCTCGTCGGCCCGAGCGGATGCGGCAAGACCACGCTGCTCAAGCTCCTCGTCGGCCTGCTGGCGCCCGACACGGGCAACGTCAAGTTCGACGGCGAGGCCGTCACCCGCGCGAACGTGCTGCTCTTGCGCCGGCGCATGGGCTACGTGATCCAGGAGGGCGGGCTGTTTCCGCACCTCAGCGCGCGGCGCAACGTGACGCTGATGGCGGAGTACCTCGGCTGGGACGCGGCGCGCACCGCCGCGCGCGTGGACGAGCTCGCGGGCCTCGTCCGGCTTCCTGCCGATCTCCTCGCGCGCTACCCGGCGCAGCTTTCCGGCGGTCAGCGCCAGCGCGTCGCGCTCATGCGCGCCCTGATGCTCGATCCGGAAGCGCTGCTGCTGGACGAGCCGCTGGGCGCGCTCGACCCCCTGATCCGCTACGACCTGCAGGAGGAGCTGCGGGAAATCTTCCGCCGCCTGCGAAAGACCGTCGTGATGGTCACGCACGACATGGCCGAGGCCGCGTTCTTCGGCGACCGGATCGCGCTGCTGCGCGACGGCCGCATCGTGCAGCTCGGCGCCGCCGACGAGTTCGTCCGGCGCCCCGCCGATCCCTTCGTCACGCGCTTCCTGCGCGCGCAGCGCGTGGCCTTCGACCCCTCGCCCTCGAGCGAATCGTGA
- a CDS encoding DUF445 domain-containing protein, with amino-acid sequence MASVPFSVDDPEKQARLNSMKRRATGLLLLAVAVFLGAVAYEGAYPGLGYVRAAAEAAVVGGLAHWFAVTALFRHPLGIPIPHTAIVPRRKDRIGGALGNFVQRNFLSPELIRARLGELRLAERVLRWVAEPEHAQRVAQSVARGLAGGARVLKDEDVQALIDRAVAARVRRTPLAPLVGNLLAHLTADNRHEQLLDEALRILGRTVEEHEAVIRERVRAESPWWIPEGIDDRIHDKIVTGIERTLEQVGQDREHPLRLRFDAALARFIERLRTDPELAGRAEAIKEEMLAHPAVRQFSAALWDDVKQSLIRYGEQHEAGAGAGPIEQGLRSLADAVLADPELIAKLDRWLIEAIAGLVEQYRTDVGKFISDTVAAWDPEATSRKIELQIGRDLQFVRINGTVVGALVGLALYTLSRFLA; translated from the coding sequence ATGGCCTCTGTCCCTTTCAGTGTCGACGACCCCGAGAAGCAGGCGCGGCTGAATAGTATGAAGCGGCGGGCCACGGGCCTGCTGCTGCTCGCGGTCGCCGTCTTCCTCGGCGCCGTGGCGTACGAGGGCGCGTATCCCGGTCTCGGCTACGTGCGGGCGGCGGCGGAGGCGGCGGTGGTCGGCGGGCTCGCGCACTGGTTCGCGGTCACGGCGCTGTTTCGCCATCCGCTCGGCATACCGATCCCGCACACGGCGATCGTCCCCCGGCGCAAGGACCGCATCGGCGGAGCGCTCGGGAACTTCGTGCAGCGCAATTTCCTCTCGCCGGAGCTCATCCGCGCGCGGCTGGGCGAACTGCGTCTCGCCGAGCGGGTGCTGCGCTGGGTGGCGGAGCCCGAGCACGCCCAACGCGTGGCGCAGAGCGTCGCGCGCGGGCTCGCCGGCGGCGCGCGCGTGCTGAAGGACGAGGACGTGCAGGCGCTGATCGACCGCGCCGTCGCGGCGCGGGTGCGGCGGACGCCGCTCGCGCCCCTCGTCGGCAACCTGCTCGCGCACCTCACGGCCGACAACCGGCACGAGCAGCTCCTCGACGAGGCGCTCCGGATCCTCGGGCGCACGGTCGAGGAGCACGAGGCGGTGATCCGGGAGCGGGTGCGGGCCGAGAGTCCGTGGTGGATCCCCGAGGGCATCGACGACCGCATCCACGACAAGATCGTGACCGGGATCGAGCGCACGCTCGAGCAGGTCGGCCAGGACCGCGAGCACCCGCTCCGTCTGCGCTTCGACGCGGCGCTCGCGCGCTTCATCGAGCGGCTGCGCACCGACCCGGAGCTCGCCGGCCGCGCCGAGGCGATCAAGGAGGAGATGCTGGCGCACCCGGCCGTGCGGCAGTTCTCGGCCGCCCTGTGGGACGACGTGAAGCAGTCGCTCATCCGCTACGGCGAGCAGCACGAGGCGGGCGCGGGCGCGGGCCCGATCGAGCAGGGGCTGCGCTCGCTCGCCGACGCGGTGCTGGCGGACCCCGAGCTGATCGCCAAGCTCGACCGCTGGCTGATCGAGGCGATCGCGGGCCTCGTCGAGCAGTACCGCACCGATGTGGGCAAGTTCATCTCGGACACGGTCGCCGCCTGGGACCCCGAGGCGACGTCGCGCAAGATCGAGCTGCAGATCGGCCGGGACCTGCAGTTCGTGCGGATCAACGGCACCGTGGTAGGCGCGCTGGTCGGGCTCGCACTCTACACGCTGAGCCGGTTCCTGGCATGA
- a CDS encoding glycine betaine ABC transporter substrate-binding protein: MKAIAFLSGLLLAAPAFAGDAVTVGSKKFTESVILGEAARQLVEAQGMPARHRAELGGTRVLWNALLAGDIDIYPEYTGTLRHEIFAGRPRGEALDALLAEHGVRMTRPLGFNNTYALGMRPELAERLGIRRISDLKAHPGLAFGFSSEFMDRADGWRGLRARYGLPQRDVRGLDHDLAYRGLAAGSLHVVDLYSTDAEIEYYDLSVLEDDLGYFPDYRALFLYRADLADRAPKALDALRRLEGRITAPAMTSMNARAKLDGVPEARVAAEFLGESLGIEVAVRDRSTLQRFWRHTREHLALVGLSLSAAVLVAIPLGVLAWLRPAAGQLILGVAGAIQTIPALALLVFMIPLLGIGGPPAVVALFLYSLLPIVRNTHAGLHDVPPPVRESADALGLPFAARLRLVDLPLASRSILAGIKTSAVINVGTATLGALIGAGGYGQPILTGIRLDDIDLILQGAVPAAALALLVQGAFELLERWVVPQGLRAAARD; encoded by the coding sequence GTGAAAGCGATCGCCTTTCTGTCGGGGCTGCTGCTCGCCGCGCCCGCGTTCGCCGGGGACGCGGTGACCGTCGGCTCGAAGAAGTTCACCGAATCCGTGATCCTCGGGGAAGCGGCCCGCCAGCTCGTCGAGGCGCAGGGCATGCCGGCGCGGCACCGCGCCGAGCTCGGCGGCACGCGCGTGCTGTGGAACGCGCTGCTCGCCGGGGACATCGACATCTACCCGGAGTACACCGGAACGCTGCGGCACGAGATCTTCGCCGGGCGGCCGCGCGGCGAGGCGCTCGACGCGCTCCTCGCGGAGCACGGCGTGCGCATGACCCGGCCGCTCGGGTTCAACAACACCTACGCCCTCGGGATGCGGCCGGAGCTCGCCGAGCGCCTCGGCATCCGCCGCATCTCCGACCTCAAGGCGCACCCCGGGCTCGCCTTCGGCTTCAGCAGCGAGTTCATGGATCGCGCCGACGGGTGGCGCGGCCTGCGGGCGCGCTACGGTCTGCCGCAGCGCGACGTGCGCGGCCTCGACCACGACCTTGCGTACCGGGGACTCGCGGCCGGCAGCCTGCACGTCGTCGACCTCTACTCGACCGACGCCGAGATCGAGTATTACGACCTCTCGGTGCTGGAGGACGACCTCGGCTACTTTCCCGACTACCGCGCGCTGTTCCTGTACCGGGCCGATCTCGCCGACCGGGCCCCCAAGGCGCTGGACGCCCTCCGACGGCTCGAAGGCCGCATCACCGCGCCCGCGATGACGTCGATGAACGCGCGGGCGAAACTGGACGGCGTGCCCGAGGCGCGCGTCGCGGCCGAGTTCCTCGGCGAGTCGCTCGGCATCGAGGTCGCCGTCCGCGACCGGAGCACCCTCCAGCGCTTCTGGCGGCACACCCGCGAGCACCTGGCGCTCGTCGGGCTCTCGCTCTCGGCCGCCGTGCTCGTCGCCATCCCGCTCGGCGTGCTCGCGTGGCTCAGGCCCGCCGCCGGCCAGCTGATCCTCGGCGTCGCCGGCGCGATCCAGACGATCCCGGCGCTCGCGCTGCTCGTGTTCATGATTCCGCTGCTCGGGATCGGCGGTCCGCCCGCGGTGGTCGCGCTCTTTCTCTACAGCCTCCTGCCGATCGTCCGCAACACGCACGCCGGGCTGCACGACGTGCCCCCGCCGGTGCGCGAGTCGGCCGACGCGCTGGGGCTGCCGTTCGCCGCGCGGCTGCGGCTCGTCGACCTGCCGCTCGCCTCGCGCTCGATCCTCGCGGGCATCAAGACCTCGGCCGTGATCAACGTCGGCACCGCGACGCTCGGCGCGCTCATCGGCGCGGGCGGCTACGGCCAGCCGATCCTCACCGGCATCCGCCTCGACGACATCGACCTGATCCTGCAGGGCGCGGTGCCCGCCGCCGCGCTCGCGCTGCTCGTGCAGGGCGCGTTCGAGCTGCTGGAGCGATGGGTGGTGCCGCAGGGTCTGCGCGCGGCGGCGAGGGACTGA
- a CDS encoding diguanylate cyclase, whose protein sequence is MTDSSSPPPKPGLSLEGIEVVELSDVDLEFDVEEVFGKRAAPPPVLELDSTRTEPATADDLRAVELFQGLESKDIDALAPRCQSIHAVPGYVLLAPGRIDNKVYFVIEGQLRLYARTSDKRPTAVADIGHSTGLRSALAMQPAEHAVIATEVSHVLAVDVSAIDEHVKRSHTFARNYAALLARYVRGDHCLHVGGRPPGGTARESYVDELTLLHNQHWLDTVYPRLVTRCRLGNKPLAVVGFAIDQLDDVVKANGIGPGLRVLEAVGHWLLDQTRPTDLLAVGQNRYLYAFLPDCDLDAARQLADRLKVQARTLPVTLAPGKPAMAITLALGIAELEKGMRDKEFLVRTEALIRKSVKLGGNCVSETQ, encoded by the coding sequence ATGACGGACTCCTCCTCTCCCCCGCCGAAACCCGGCCTCAGCCTCGAGGGCATCGAGGTCGTGGAGCTTTCCGACGTCGACCTCGAGTTCGACGTCGAGGAGGTGTTCGGCAAGCGCGCCGCGCCGCCCCCGGTGCTCGAGCTGGACAGCACGCGCACGGAACCGGCGACCGCCGACGACCTCCGCGCGGTCGAGCTCTTCCAGGGCCTCGAGAGCAAGGACATCGACGCGCTCGCCCCGCGCTGCCAGTCGATCCATGCCGTGCCCGGCTACGTCCTGCTCGCGCCCGGGCGGATCGACAACAAGGTCTACTTCGTCATCGAAGGTCAGCTCCGGCTCTACGCCCGGACCAGCGACAAGCGGCCGACGGCCGTCGCCGACATCGGCCACTCGACCGGCCTGCGCTCGGCGCTCGCCATGCAGCCCGCCGAGCACGCGGTGATCGCGACCGAGGTTTCCCACGTCCTCGCGGTCGACGTCTCGGCGATCGACGAGCACGTCAAGCGCTCGCACACCTTCGCCCGCAACTACGCGGCGCTGCTCGCGCGTTACGTGCGCGGCGACCACTGCCTCCACGTCGGCGGCCGCCCGCCCGGCGGGACGGCGCGAGAGAGCTACGTCGACGAGCTCACGCTGCTGCACAACCAGCACTGGCTGGACACGGTGTACCCGCGTCTCGTGACCCGGTGCCGCCTGGGCAACAAGCCGCTCGCCGTCGTCGGCTTCGCGATCGACCAGCTCGACGACGTCGTCAAGGCGAACGGCATCGGCCCGGGCCTGCGCGTGCTCGAAGCGGTCGGACACTGGCTGCTGGACCAGACGCGCCCCACCGACCTGCTCGCGGTGGGCCAGAACCGCTACCTCTACGCCTTCCTGCCCGACTGCGACCTCGACGCCGCGCGCCAGCTGGCCGACCGCCTCAAGGTGCAGGCCCGCACGCTGCCGGTCACGCTCGCGCCCGGCAAACCGGCGATGGCGATCACGCTCGCTCTCGGCATCGCCGAGCTCGAGAAGGGAATGCGGGACAAGGAATTTCTCGTCCGGACCGAAGCCCTCATCCGCAAGTCCGTCAAGCTCGGCGGCAACTGCGTCAGCGAAACGCAGTAA
- a CDS encoding M48 family metallopeptidase, protein MTETPFDYRVRVSARSRRVCLRVTVEQGLEVVVPRGYDCGLLSDLLKRKERWIRGALERIEGYRKALGFGATWAPPPRIDLPALDRSWQVAAHATAANGVTVREAEPGFLRLSGPIDDERLARAALRRWLVRQAQAHLAPRLEALSRSTGLRHRRVAFRCQKTRWGSCSRDGGISLNARLLFLPPELVDYILIHELCHTAHMNHSKRFWALVARHCPDFRIHDRRLHEMGKHVPRWG, encoded by the coding sequence ATGACGGAAACGCCTTTTGACTACCGCGTTCGGGTCAGCGCCCGGAGTCGGCGCGTTTGTCTGCGCGTGACCGTGGAGCAGGGGCTCGAGGTCGTCGTGCCGCGCGGGTACGACTGCGGGCTGCTGTCGGATCTCCTGAAGCGGAAAGAGCGATGGATACGCGGCGCCCTCGAACGCATCGAGGGGTACCGGAAGGCGCTCGGGTTCGGCGCCACCTGGGCGCCGCCGCCGCGGATCGATCTCCCGGCCCTCGATCGCTCCTGGCAGGTCGCCGCGCACGCGACCGCAGCGAACGGCGTGACGGTGCGCGAAGCGGAGCCCGGGTTCCTGCGGCTCTCGGGGCCGATCGACGACGAGCGCCTCGCCCGCGCCGCGCTTCGTCGCTGGCTGGTGCGCCAGGCGCAGGCCCACCTCGCGCCGCGGCTGGAGGCGCTGAGCCGCTCGACCGGGCTGCGCCATCGCCGCGTCGCGTTTCGCTGCCAGAAGACGCGCTGGGGGAGCTGCTCGCGGGATGGCGGCATCTCGCTCAATGCCCGCCTGCTGTTCCTGCCGCCCGAGCTCGTCGACTACATCCTGATCCACGAGCTCTGCCACACCGCCCACATGAACCATTCGAAGCGCTTCTGGGCGCTGGTCGCGCGCCACTGCCCGGACTTCCGTATCCACGACCGGCGGCTGCACGAGATGGGGAAGCACGTCCCGCGCTGGGGCTGA
- a CDS encoding DUF1540 domain-containing protein, translating into MRLTIDMPLVAGCTIYACAYNVDDACHARAITIGDGVHPGCDTFLGDVRHTRDTSHSAGVGACKVTGCTHNDDYECTAPEIKVGHVGRDINCLTFSPR; encoded by the coding sequence ATGAGACTGACCATCGACATGCCCCTCGTCGCGGGGTGCACGATCTACGCGTGCGCCTACAACGTCGACGACGCCTGCCACGCGCGTGCCATCACCATCGGCGACGGGGTCCACCCGGGATGCGACACCTTCCTCGGCGACGTCCGCCATACCCGCGACACCAGCCACAGCGCCGGTGTCGGTGCCTGCAAGGTGACCGGCTGCACGCACAACGACGACTACGAATGCACCGCGCCGGAGATCAAGGTCGGACACGTCGGCCGGGACATCAACTGCCTGACGTTCAGTCCACGGTGA
- a CDS encoding type II toxin-antitoxin system RelE/ParE family toxin, whose translation MAQVVYTQNALENLERLFAFLSEHDPDAAAAAATAIRTAVGTLADHPLIGRRIEGEVRELVVSYGKTGYVALYRIVPEQNLIRLLAVRHQRDLDYPG comes from the coding sequence GTGGCGCAGGTAGTCTACACGCAGAACGCGCTCGAGAACCTGGAGCGCCTGTTCGCCTTCCTCTCCGAACACGATCCGGATGCTGCCGCAGCCGCCGCCACGGCCATTCGGACGGCGGTGGGGACTTTGGCGGATCATCCGTTGATCGGTCGAAGGATCGAGGGAGAAGTGCGGGAACTGGTCGTCTCTTACGGAAAGACCGGATACGTCGCACTCTACCGGATCGTGCCCGAGCAGAACCTCATCCGTCTTCTGGCCGTTCGTCATCAACGAGATCTCGACTACCCGGGCTGA
- a CDS encoding secondary thiamine-phosphate synthase enzyme YjbQ, with translation MRRTITLSTRRREELIDITEQVKAVVRESGVRDGLVHVYAQGATAATMVQENWDESVQTDVVHLLQKLIPRGVWLHDRQDGNGDAHLKAGLVGPSETVPIVDGELGLSTWQNVFFCEFDGPRDDRKIVCTVLADR, from the coding sequence ATGCGCAGAACCATCACGTTGAGCACGCGCCGGCGGGAGGAGCTGATCGACATCACGGAGCAGGTGAAGGCGGTCGTGCGCGAGAGCGGCGTCCGCGACGGGCTGGTGCACGTGTACGCCCAGGGGGCGACTGCGGCGACGATGGTCCAGGAGAACTGGGACGAAAGCGTGCAGACCGACGTCGTGCATCTGCTCCAGAAGCTGATCCCGAGAGGCGTGTGGCTGCACGACCGGCAGGACGGCAACGGCGACGCCCACCTCAAGGCCGGCCTCGTCGGGCCGTCGGAAACGGTTCCGATCGTCGACGGCGAGCTGGGGCTTTCGACCTGGCAGAACGTCTTCTTCTGCGAGTTCGACGGCCCGCGCGACGATCGGAAGATCGTATGCACGGTGTTGGCCGATCGTTAG
- a CDS encoding OmpA family protein, with translation MNRFLLTSAVVAATLAMGGCVSSGKYEQLEADKNQVEKEKGTLQEQTAALEKEKSLLQEQIAALEKEKAALEANSQQRQSQYDALVKKLSAEVEQGQLQVRQYKNMLSVDVAEKIFFDSGRAELKESGKEVLAKVGEALKSYEDKVIRVVGYTDNVPIAKSMQRIYPTNWELSVARATNVVRFLQDAGVPPERMVAAGRGEFSPVAPNDTAEGRQKNRRIEIMLIDEKAAEELTTAQQ, from the coding sequence GTGAATCGGTTTCTACTGACTTCGGCCGTCGTTGCGGCGACGCTCGCGATGGGCGGCTGCGTGAGCTCGGGCAAGTACGAGCAGCTCGAGGCCGACAAGAACCAGGTCGAAAAGGAGAAGGGCACGCTCCAGGAGCAGACGGCGGCGCTCGAGAAGGAGAAGAGCCTGCTGCAGGAGCAGATCGCCGCGCTGGAGAAGGAGAAGGCGGCGCTGGAAGCCAACAGCCAGCAGAGGCAGTCGCAGTACGACGCGCTGGTGAAGAAGCTCTCGGCCGAGGTGGAGCAGGGTCAGCTTCAGGTACGGCAGTACAAGAACATGCTGTCGGTGGACGTCGCCGAGAAGATCTTCTTCGACTCCGGGCGCGCGGAGCTGAAGGAGAGCGGCAAGGAAGTGCTCGCCAAGGTCGGCGAGGCGCTTAAGTCGTACGAGGACAAGGTCATCCGGGTCGTGGGCTACACGGACAACGTCCCGATCGCCAAGTCCATGCAGCGGATCTATCCCACGAACTGGGAGCTTTCCGTGGCGCGCGCCACTAACGTCGTGCGCTTCCTCCAGGACGCCGGCGTGCCGCCCGAGCGCATGGTCGCGGCCGGGCGCGGCGAGTTCTCGCCGGTCGCCCCGAACGACACCGCCGAGGGCCGGCAGAAGAACCGGCGCATCGAGATCATGCTGATCGACGAGAAGGCCGCCGAGGAGCTGACGACGGCCCAGCAGTAA
- a CDS encoding CopG family ribbon-helix-helix protein, producing the protein MATTTTLKLPDKLKARIARLARETGRSPHSLMVEALEREVAREERMREFVREAIAADTAVEEGAAVYRAEDVHAWLDRLARHRKAPRPKAWRR; encoded by the coding sequence ATGGCCACGACGACCACGCTCAAGTTACCGGACAAGCTGAAGGCCCGGATCGCACGCCTGGCTAGAGAAACCGGACGCTCCCCACACAGCCTGATGGTGGAAGCGCTGGAGCGCGAGGTCGCGCGCGAGGAGCGGATGCGCGAGTTCGTTCGCGAAGCAATCGCTGCGGATACCGCGGTGGAAGAGGGAGCGGCAGTCTATCGGGCCGAGGACGTGCACGCCTGGCTCGATCGCCTCGCACGGCATCGCAAGGCGCCACGCCCAAAAGCGTGGCGCAGGTAG